The Dreissena polymorpha isolate Duluth1 chromosome 10, UMN_Dpol_1.0, whole genome shotgun sequence genome includes a region encoding these proteins:
- the LOC127847747 gene encoding uncharacterized protein LOC127847747 isoform X5, which translates to MDKWPLAKSTLDSLEQCEEHIDEKIKLFCDDHSQLCCHICVALHHRSCSKISLIDEINNYSTEDAHKLSTNIQEIQEELDKLKDSGKSTLQMLEMKYQQIKKEIDTVRQKINTELDRLERATMQEVGTLISSFTINITEERDKCDSIQESMQYLSKAVNEVCNKSSKLLFIALEKCQQQIKDSQLLLKESKVTHEYGIEFAPSDEIEKYLCKLAGLGSVGRQNNVISLQKKSEYSVKMSTEVNPCSTYAICEHPTGETLILDFQHNKVKLLDKKYQCLSICEVPSYSYDMCLISPNEVVVTTNEKSSDGDLNCLQMITVRNGRLEKGRELQLPHWCVGIAHHKGDLYVTSGRALYQYTLTGTLVQKLYEDITGSDTVYKCAVNLMGDKIYVTNMDKHTLLTLAMDGTVICTFSDIDLKVPWCVNVTSGGQVLICGYGSNNIIQVDSEGKKKLTALATEKDEVKKPCSVTYSCITDSVIVGFESNDNVMVFNVTQAATK; encoded by the exons GTCATGCAGTAAAATCAGCCTTATTGACGAGATCAACAATTATTCAACGGAAGACGCCCATAAGCTCTCGACAAACATTCAGGAAATACAAGAAGAGTTAGATAAACTGAAAGACAGTGGAAAAAGCACTCTTCAGATGCTTGAGATGAAGTACCAGCAAATTAAGAAAGAGATCGACACAGTGCgacagaaaataaatacagaaTTAGATCGGCTTGAGAGAGCAACAATGCAAGAAGTGGGCACATTGATTTCTAGCTTTACGATAAATATTACGGAAGAAAGAGATAAGTGTGACAGCATTCAAGAGAGTATGCAGTATCTCAGTAAAGCGGTAAATGAAGTTTGCAACAAGAGCAGTAAACTTCTTTTCATAGCTTTAGAAAAATGTCAACAGCAGATAAAGGACTCTCAATTACTTCTAAAAGAGTCGAAAGTGACACATGAATATGGTATTGAATTCGCACCCAGTGACGAAATTGAGAAGTATTTATGCAAATTGGCTGGTCTGGGGAGTGTTGGCcgacaaaataatgttatttcgTTGCAGAAAAAGTCAGAGTATAGCGTTAAAATGTCGACTGAGGTGAATCCATGCTCTACATATGCAATCTGTGAGCATCCTACTGGCGAGACACTTATTCTGGACTTTCAACATAATAAGGTGAAACTGTTAGACAAGAAATATCAGTGTCTGAGCATTTGCGAAGTGCCTAGCTATTCATATGACATGTGTTTAATATCTCCAAATGAAGTCGTTGTTACAACGAATGAGAAAAGCAGTGATGGCGATCTAAACTGTCTACAGATGATAACTGTCAGGAATGGCAGGTTGGAGAAGGGAAGGGAGCTTCAGCTGCCACATTGGTGTGTTGGTATTGCCCACCATAAGGGTGATCTGTATGTAACTTCCGGAAGAGCTCTGTATCAGTACACTCTAACTGGAACACTAGTCCAGAAACTATACGAGGACATTACAGGATCTGATACAG tgtacaaatgtgCTGTAAACCTCATGGGTGACAAGATCTACGTCACCAACATGGACAAACACACACTCCTAACACTGGCCATGGATGGAACAGTTATCTGCACCTTTTCTGACATTGACCTTAAAGTCCCATGGTGTGTTAATGTGACATCTGGTGGACAAGTGCTCATTTGTGGCTATGGATCCAACAACATTATACAGGTTGACAGCGAGGGGAAGAAGAAGCTGACCGCACTTGCTACAGAGAAGGACGAAGTGAAAAAGCCATGTTCAGTCACCTACAGCTGCATCACTGATTCAGTTATCGTGGGTTTTGAAAGCAATGATAACGTCATGGTTTTTAACGTGACACAGGCAGCGACAAAATAA